A genome region from Methylohalobius crimeensis 10Ki includes the following:
- a CDS encoding cytidylyltransferase domain-containing protein — MKTIVIIPARGGSKGIPRKNLRPLAGKPLIYYSIRAANLAANINRVVVSTEDDEIALFAQRFGATVLKRPGFLSADSTTLDPVIEHAVSAAEEKWDEIYDRILTVQPTSPLVTADDIERVCECLAQGRYDTAITVVDDRHLTWGMQDGVPVPNYSERLNRQQLPPLFKETGAIVGCTRKQIKTGTRIGTSVGLVEMPVERSVDIDTFSDWYLCDGLLKRKRIVFAVVGYAEVGLGHAYRAVTLAHEFIPHELIFVCEEQSELAANHIRSHNYNVKICPDGMPGEIIITLEPDLVINDVLDTSVGYVEELKSSGAVVVNFEDMGSGANKADLVINALYPKQMPSDNILVGPKYFCIRDEFLFTPHNVLNAGVERMLITFGGVDEGNLTQRVLDILLDFCESKKIEIDIVIGPGYRHKESLESAVGGANFVTLVDSTTRISDYMARADIAVTSGGRTVLELAALEVPTIVICQNQRETTHAFASSENGVINLGYRDLVSDEEIKAAVIKVVEDSALRERMRKKARALDLSKGKRRVVRKILSLMDNQ, encoded by the coding sequence ATGAAGACTATTGTAATAATTCCAGCCCGTGGCGGCTCGAAAGGTATTCCAAGAAAAAATCTTCGACCGCTTGCAGGGAAGCCCCTCATCTACTATTCGATACGAGCCGCTAATTTAGCAGCGAATATCAACCGGGTAGTTGTATCAACGGAAGATGACGAAATCGCGCTTTTTGCGCAGCGATTTGGCGCTACGGTGTTAAAACGCCCGGGTTTTCTTTCTGCCGATAGCACTACGCTCGATCCCGTTATTGAGCACGCGGTAAGTGCTGCAGAAGAAAAGTGGGATGAGATATATGATCGCATTCTTACTGTTCAACCAACATCACCGCTTGTGACCGCCGATGACATTGAGCGAGTATGTGAATGTTTAGCTCAGGGACGTTACGATACTGCTATCACCGTGGTTGATGATCGCCATCTAACTTGGGGCATGCAGGATGGTGTTCCTGTGCCTAATTACAGTGAAAGGCTAAATCGGCAGCAATTACCGCCTCTTTTCAAGGAAACCGGCGCGATCGTGGGCTGCACGCGAAAGCAGATTAAGACCGGTACGAGAATTGGAACCTCCGTTGGATTGGTTGAAATGCCGGTCGAGCGAAGCGTGGACATAGATACCTTTTCAGATTGGTATCTGTGTGATGGGTTGTTAAAGCGAAAAAGAATCGTCTTCGCGGTCGTTGGGTATGCTGAGGTCGGGCTTGGGCACGCCTATAGAGCGGTAACGTTGGCGCATGAATTCATTCCGCATGAACTTATCTTTGTTTGCGAAGAACAAAGTGAACTCGCTGCAAACCATATAAGAAGCCATAACTACAATGTGAAGATTTGTCCTGACGGAATGCCTGGTGAAATAATTATCACGTTGGAACCGGATTTGGTGATAAACGATGTTCTCGACACAAGCGTCGGTTATGTTGAGGAGCTCAAAAGTTCCGGAGCCGTCGTTGTTAATTTCGAGGATATGGGATCTGGAGCTAACAAAGCAGATCTCGTGATTAATGCTTTGTATCCGAAACAAATGCCATCGGATAACATTCTAGTTGGGCCAAAATACTTTTGTATTAGGGATGAGTTTTTATTTACGCCCCATAATGTTTTGAATGCTGGCGTAGAGCGGATGTTGATAACGTTCGGTGGTGTCGATGAAGGTAATTTAACGCAGCGTGTGTTAGATATATTGTTGGACTTTTGTGAGTCAAAGAAAATTGAAATCGATATAGTCATAGGGCCCGGATACAGGCACAAAGAGTCCCTGGAGAGTGCTGTTGGTGGAGCAAATTTCGTGACCTTAGTAGACAGTACGACGCGGATTTCGGACTATATGGCGAGGGCTGACATAGCAGTAACGTCGGGCGGTAGAACGGTTCTGGAATTAGCAGCTCTAGAAGTACCAACAATTGTTATATGTCAAAACCAGCGTGAGACGACTCATGCTTTTGCATCAAGTGAAAACGGGGTTATTAACTTAGGGTACCGTGATCTCGTATCAGATGAAGAAATTAAGGCGGCAGTGATAAAAGTGGTGGAAGACTCGGCGCTCCGGGAAAGAATGAGAAAGAAAGCAAGGGCTCTTGACCTTAGCAAGGGAAAACGCCGAGTCGTTAGAAAGATCCTGTCTCTAATGGACAATCAATGA
- a CDS encoding N-acetylneuraminate synthase family protein, translating to MNTKGGVMKPRFMIGGKIVGDPLSPYIIAEIGVNHEGDINLAKRLIEEAADAGAHAAKFQSYKADKIASKNSPAYWDQSEEPTKSQYELFRKYDSFGPEEYEKLAEHCRKIGIHFMSTPFDLDAVEFLSPLVPAFKIASADITNVPLLRACARTGKPLIMSTGAATLPEIEFAVQTAKGAGARELALLHCVLNYPTPEDNAQLGVIRTLLRSFPELVIGYSDHVVPDETISSLEVAMLLGASILEKHFTHDKKLPGNDHYHAMNKEDLQRFVSKAKKYETLVANSGKSVAKESAARKHARRSIVAARTLQKGHVIREEDLIAKRPAHGISPIHWDDVIGREVTTDIGEDVLVGWEMLGQRRSA from the coding sequence ATGAACACTAAAGGTGGGGTTATGAAGCCGAGGTTTATGATTGGTGGTAAAATAGTTGGTGACCCTCTAAGTCCATATATTATTGCGGAGATTGGTGTTAATCACGAAGGTGACATTAACCTGGCAAAGCGGTTGATTGAAGAAGCGGCCGACGCCGGTGCGCACGCTGCGAAGTTTCAGTCGTATAAAGCAGACAAAATTGCTTCGAAAAACAGTCCAGCCTATTGGGACCAAAGCGAGGAACCGACGAAGAGCCAATATGAGCTTTTCAGGAAGTACGACTCCTTCGGACCAGAGGAATATGAAAAGCTGGCAGAGCATTGTCGGAAAATTGGGATACATTTCATGTCGACGCCATTCGACCTGGATGCGGTCGAGTTCTTGTCACCTCTCGTTCCGGCCTTCAAAATAGCTTCGGCCGATATAACGAATGTTCCGTTGTTGAGAGCATGCGCAAGAACGGGCAAGCCTCTCATTATGTCCACCGGAGCAGCAACTTTGCCGGAAATTGAATTCGCGGTTCAGACTGCAAAGGGGGCAGGGGCCCGTGAACTGGCCCTCCTGCATTGTGTTTTGAACTATCCCACTCCAGAAGACAATGCACAACTCGGCGTAATTCGGACGCTCCTCAGGAGCTTCCCAGAGTTGGTCATCGGCTATTCCGATCACGTGGTTCCTGATGAAACGATAAGTTCTCTGGAAGTGGCGATGCTGCTTGGTGCTTCTATTTTGGAAAAGCACTTTACACACGATAAGAAGCTTCCAGGCAATGACCACTACCATGCAATGAACAAGGAAGATCTGCAGAGGTTCGTGAGCAAAGCGAAAAAATACGAGACTCTCGTTGCAAACTCCGGTAAGTCCGTGGCCAAGGAGAGTGCGGCACGAAAACATGCGCGCCGAAGTATCGTCGCAGCAAGAACCCTGCAAAAGGGCCATGTCATTAGAGAAGAGGACCTTATTGCTAAACGACCGGCGCATGGGATAAGTCCCATCCATTGGGACGATGTGATCGGCCGAGAGGTCACAACCGATATAGGCGAGGATGTACTCGTAGGGTGGGAGATGCTAGGTCAGCGCAGGTCAGCATGA
- a CDS encoding polysaccharide pyruvyl transferase family protein, whose product MMTDKPYYVLLTGSKNNAGDFLIKHRAKQLLQKLRSDRELVDLNGWMPFDDSSLDVVNRAKALILLGGPALQKKMRPKVYGLVDDLSKIRVPIVTAGIGWYSPNGEWKDTHDYALNQQTHELLDRIAGDAFLSSVRDYHTLNTLHSLGYSNYAMTGCPALYSWENLGKPVQLGDVNRVAFSLGVGMKSSRRMERQMRSAILCTAEEFSGADLSVVFHHGLSDNYLSSPGVTKELYKANKRMAAWLDSENIAYIDVSGSAEALIEHYSGMDFHIGYRVHAHIFMSSISKPSILLNEDGRGKALGKVLGGTSLDAYEMVQHNKVIIIANRVGIPIDTMRPARGFLNDLRRLIRYEKELGVRLQEPRDRIDRHFPVMKTFMERLP is encoded by the coding sequence ATGATGACAGATAAACCTTATTATGTTCTCTTGACGGGATCTAAGAATAATGCCGGCGATTTCCTGATTAAGCATAGAGCAAAGCAATTACTTCAGAAGCTTCGCTCTGACCGAGAGTTGGTTGACCTAAATGGATGGATGCCGTTTGACGATAGCAGTCTGGACGTCGTTAACCGGGCCAAGGCTTTGATTCTGCTCGGCGGGCCGGCTCTTCAGAAGAAAATGCGACCGAAAGTATACGGGCTCGTGGACGACCTTTCTAAAATTCGAGTACCGATTGTAACGGCGGGCATCGGATGGTACTCCCCAAATGGTGAATGGAAAGACACACACGACTATGCGCTTAATCAGCAGACTCATGAATTGCTCGATCGAATTGCGGGCGATGCTTTTCTATCGAGTGTTCGGGATTACCACACCCTAAACACGCTGCATTCGCTCGGATATTCTAATTATGCGATGACCGGCTGCCCGGCATTGTATAGCTGGGAGAACTTGGGTAAACCGGTACAGCTCGGTGATGTAAATAGAGTCGCCTTTTCCTTGGGTGTGGGGATGAAATCGTCCCGACGTATGGAACGCCAGATGCGGTCCGCCATACTCTGTACCGCGGAGGAGTTTTCCGGGGCCGATTTGAGCGTCGTCTTCCACCACGGTCTGTCCGACAATTACCTCAGCTCTCCCGGCGTAACGAAAGAGCTGTACAAAGCTAACAAGCGCATGGCAGCTTGGCTGGACAGCGAGAACATAGCTTATATCGATGTGTCAGGTTCAGCGGAGGCTTTGATCGAGCACTACAGCGGTATGGATTTTCATATCGGATACAGGGTTCATGCACACATTTTTATGAGCAGCATATCCAAGCCATCGATTCTGCTAAACGAAGATGGGCGAGGGAAGGCGCTGGGCAAAGTTCTTGGGGGGACGTCCCTGGATGCGTATGAAATGGTTCAGCACAACAAGGTAATAATCATTGCTAACAGGGTCGGTATTCCAATAGATACTATGCGCCCGGCACGGGGGTTTCTCAATGATCTGCGTCGGCTAATCCGGTACGAGAAAGAGCTGGGGGTCAGGTTACAGGAGCCGAGAGATCGTATTGACCGGCATTTCCCCGTGATGAAAACCTTCATGGAAAGACTACCGTGA
- a CDS encoding CatB-related O-acetyltransferase, with protein MTAKTIVKSVINRMRLAGKGNFISNFEGISVSAKIDNSRFEEGVRVAGGASLTGAKVGRFSSVGRGSKVSHCEIGNFCAISWDCTVNAVFHPLDHASVNAFPYAPEMGGFVSSRKQEHRVVRLGNDVWLGANAIIMPGITIGDGAVVGAGSIVTRDVGPYQIVAGNPARRLRDRFEPEIVDELLEIRWWDWPVRALKMHVALFQEPISRSVVDKLKRVGKSIRD; from the coding sequence GTGACTGCCAAGACTATTGTTAAATCGGTCATTAACCGCATGAGGCTCGCCGGGAAAGGGAATTTCATTTCGAATTTTGAAGGGATATCGGTTTCGGCGAAGATCGATAACAGCCGGTTTGAGGAGGGCGTGAGAGTAGCGGGCGGCGCTAGCCTCACCGGTGCGAAAGTGGGGCGGTTTTCATCTGTTGGAAGAGGCTCAAAAGTTTCCCATTGTGAGATAGGCAACTTCTGCGCGATCTCATGGGATTGCACTGTGAATGCTGTCTTTCATCCGCTAGACCACGCGAGTGTAAATGCGTTTCCGTATGCTCCCGAAATGGGCGGTTTCGTTAGTAGCAGGAAGCAGGAGCACCGGGTGGTCAGGCTCGGGAATGACGTTTGGCTGGGCGCTAATGCGATCATCATGCCGGGCATAACCATAGGGGATGGCGCTGTCGTAGGGGCCGGCTCCATTGTAACAAGAGACGTGGGCCCTTATCAGATTGTCGCCGGGAACCCGGCTCGGCGATTGCGAGATCGATTTGAACCCGAAATCGTGGATGAATTGCTTGAGATCAGGTGGTGGGATTGGCCGGTGCGCGCTTTGAAGATGCATGTTGCGCTCTTCCAAGAGCCTATATCCAGAAGTGTTGTCGATAAGCTTAAGCGGGTTGGCAAAAGCATTCGTGATTAA
- a CDS encoding lipopolysaccharide biosynthesis protein, producing the protein MAKAFVIKDSLVYLFSSLVNKAVPFLLLPLLTSYLPPAEFGLIAIFQVSLTAFQAFYGGLNVNVARTYFNRSNEEFREVMGAVFLALTIIFSVLTSGILLYLLFDGATFGVPAYWFGALPILSALGVANLINLTLLRTEGESWKYLRWEVGHALANLSLTLILFVGVESSGESRLWGISVPLALYGGFSVFSLRRRGFLDRFARRDYLKEVVGISLPLIPHALASIVIAVSDRIFISHYLGNAAVGIYTVGYQFGMVVMVITDAFIKAWQPWFFREMAKPGIEAARGIVRATYLYLVLLILGALAYSKVAEWVIDFAIDSAYRDSIGLVLPIAMSYVAFGLYQIFMPYLVYIGKTQVLMVTTSLAAGTNIILNILWISVYGMNGAVYATLVAYTFSALLVIVVSQRYCPMPWRFGGSTVGRAPSKG; encoded by the coding sequence TTGGCAAAAGCATTCGTGATTAAAGACTCTCTTGTTTATCTGTTTAGTAGTCTTGTCAACAAGGCCGTACCTTTCCTTCTCCTTCCGCTGTTGACTAGCTATCTTCCCCCCGCTGAGTTCGGGTTAATCGCAATCTTCCAAGTTTCGCTTACAGCCTTCCAGGCTTTTTATGGAGGACTTAACGTTAACGTAGCCCGGACGTATTTCAATCGGTCAAACGAAGAATTTCGGGAAGTGATGGGGGCCGTATTCCTTGCGCTTACCATTATCTTTTCAGTGCTGACCAGCGGGATACTTCTTTATCTGCTCTTTGATGGAGCTACTTTCGGTGTTCCGGCGTATTGGTTTGGGGCTCTTCCGATACTCAGCGCTCTTGGTGTGGCGAATCTGATAAATCTTACACTTCTACGTACTGAGGGGGAGAGCTGGAAATATCTTAGATGGGAAGTGGGACACGCGCTCGCTAACCTTTCACTAACTCTTATCCTTTTTGTTGGTGTGGAATCCTCTGGGGAAAGCAGGCTATGGGGAATATCGGTTCCGCTGGCACTCTATGGGGGCTTCAGCGTCTTCTCACTTCGGCGACGTGGGTTTTTAGATCGGTTCGCGCGCCGGGATTACCTTAAGGAAGTAGTTGGCATTTCGCTGCCCCTTATACCGCATGCTCTTGCTTCAATTGTAATTGCCGTCAGCGATCGGATTTTCATCAGTCACTATCTCGGAAACGCCGCCGTGGGGATATATACGGTGGGGTATCAGTTCGGAATGGTGGTGATGGTTATTACGGATGCATTCATAAAAGCTTGGCAACCGTGGTTCTTCCGAGAGATGGCTAAGCCCGGCATAGAAGCCGCCCGGGGGATCGTGCGGGCTACCTACCTGTACCTCGTGCTGCTTATCTTGGGTGCTCTAGCTTACTCAAAGGTTGCCGAGTGGGTTATCGACTTCGCGATTGATAGCGCTTATCGGGACTCAATCGGCCTTGTGTTACCAATTGCGATGTCTTACGTGGCTTTCGGGCTCTACCAGATTTTCATGCCGTACCTTGTCTACATAGGGAAAACTCAAGTACTGATGGTGACTACGTCCCTTGCGGCGGGTACAAATATCATACTAAACATCTTATGGATATCCGTATACGGAATGAATGGGGCCGTTTATGCGACCTTGGTAGCGTACACGTTCAGTGCATTACTGGTTATTGTGGTTTCACAACGCTATTGCCCAATGCCATGGAGGTTTGGGGGCAGTACAGTAGGCAGAGCGCCTTCTAAAGGTTGA
- a CDS encoding polysialyltransferase family glycosyltransferase, with the protein MRIVVICDVVSGFHLISAISHIQVLDDCSFLDIHLLPGIKGSYLLPEGRGRIGHLEFKVSHQVSRRASEWVVRFVKFSFVRMKRAIYPVRFRRTRDFRVIIGHHTYFKPASLAYSPTSRMTDISTFSFEEGIGTYGGMKHHVHAARREGRQFARTKYLLRKGLSHDFWLDSSRTFLKTRSDLERDQYRTAISTLLAARYESGALLFPASARVDLKGAVLFFSSPLYDLNLMSMPQYIDFIKRVEAFYASKGKGLVLKLHPMESCSETLRGAGIEVIDDPRPVEMLISEAQPDSVAGLSSGALITANALFKLQARSFLAWLTETAREQLKVRGELKEIFEGAVDFIGLNDE; encoded by the coding sequence ATGAGAATAGTTGTCATTTGTGATGTCGTTTCGGGATTTCACCTCATAAGCGCGATTAGTCATATTCAGGTTTTAGATGATTGTAGCTTTCTCGACATTCATTTGCTTCCCGGAATAAAAGGTAGTTACCTCCTTCCGGAAGGACGTGGAAGAATTGGCCACTTGGAATTTAAAGTCAGCCACCAAGTTTCCCGTCGCGCTTCCGAGTGGGTTGTACGATTTGTGAAGTTTTCTTTTGTTCGAATGAAACGAGCAATTTATCCAGTGCGCTTTCGACGGACCAGGGATTTCCGAGTTATTATCGGGCATCACACGTATTTCAAACCGGCTTCCCTTGCATATTCTCCGACTTCTCGGATGACTGACATTTCTACATTTTCATTCGAAGAGGGAATCGGTACTTATGGAGGGATGAAGCATCATGTTCATGCGGCAAGACGGGAAGGCCGCCAATTCGCGCGGACGAAATACTTACTTCGCAAGGGCCTGTCGCATGATTTTTGGCTGGATTCGTCAAGGACATTTTTAAAAACGCGTAGTGATTTAGAGAGAGACCAGTACCGAACTGCTATATCGACGCTGTTGGCGGCTCGATATGAGTCAGGCGCACTACTATTTCCGGCGTCGGCTAGGGTAGACCTGAAGGGGGCTGTGCTTTTCTTTTCAAGCCCGCTCTATGATCTGAACCTGATGTCGATGCCGCAGTACATCGATTTCATAAAGCGGGTCGAAGCCTTTTATGCAAGTAAGGGTAAGGGATTGGTTTTAAAGTTGCATCCGATGGAGTCGTGTTCGGAGACTCTGAGAGGAGCGGGAATAGAGGTGATTGATGATCCACGCCCGGTTGAAATGCTGATTTCCGAGGCTCAGCCAGATTCCGTGGCAGGGCTGAGTTCCGGTGCACTCATAACAGCAAATGCACTGTTTAAGTTACAAGCTCGGTCATTCCTAGCATGGCTTACCGAAACGGCTCGCGAACAACTCAAGGTGCGCGGAGAGCTGAAGGAGATTTTCGAAGGAGCGGTCGACTTCATTGGACTCAACGATGAGTAG
- a CDS encoding WecB/TagA/CpsF family glycosyltransferase, with protein MKSTVSTLFERLGTVSPECALERGTLTTFVNPHSYRLVRREKDVARYFRYVGIDGFSLVPFGRILSGRDVQRTSFDMTSIAKDVFEACSRMDRSIFLIGAKKKEIEKTSRILQGAFPKLNIVGFRDGYFKDNSEKASFINRLVVLNPDVVVVGMGTPRQERFLMQLVDAGWAGSGFTCGGFLHQTASGTRYYPDWVNRFSLRWLYRIVDEPRLLSRYFISYPIGLILFLFDGITQYGVQKTGG; from the coding sequence ATGAAATCTACCGTGAGTACCTTGTTTGAGCGATTGGGGACGGTATCACCGGAATGTGCCCTGGAGCGTGGCACTCTGACGACTTTCGTGAACCCCCATTCGTATCGCTTAGTGAGAAGGGAAAAGGACGTCGCTCGGTATTTTCGTTACGTTGGAATCGATGGATTTTCGCTTGTCCCTTTCGGCAGGATTCTCAGTGGGCGGGATGTACAACGAACGAGTTTCGATATGACGTCCATCGCAAAAGATGTATTCGAGGCGTGTTCTAGAATGGACCGATCGATTTTCTTGATCGGTGCGAAAAAGAAAGAGATTGAGAAGACAAGTAGGATTTTGCAGGGTGCTTTCCCAAAGCTGAATATAGTTGGATTCCGAGATGGATATTTCAAAGACAATTCGGAGAAGGCGAGTTTTATCAATCGTCTCGTTGTGTTAAATCCAGATGTTGTCGTTGTCGGAATGGGGACCCCACGGCAGGAGCGGTTTCTGATGCAATTAGTGGATGCAGGCTGGGCGGGTAGTGGATTTACGTGCGGTGGATTCCTACACCAGACCGCCAGTGGAACTAGGTATTACCCTGATTGGGTGAACCGGTTTTCTCTAAGATGGTTGTATAGGATCGTTGATGAACCACGCCTCCTCAGTCGGTACTTCATTAGTTACCCGATTGGATTGATCCTTTTCTTGTTCGATGGAATCACGCAGTACGGAGTCCAGAAAACTGGCGGCTGA
- a CDS encoding toxin-antitoxin system TumE family protein produces MKATLVIDRKVVFPDGAILQMVVWRLPNPDQERPHGLKYRFYYGLADGRCVVRYDNERGKGDHRHLGDREDPYAFADIETLVADFLADVAKARGGKL; encoded by the coding sequence ATGAAAGCCACCCTGGTCATCGACCGCAAGGTCGTGTTCCCGGACGGCGCGATTTTGCAAATGGTGGTCTGGCGGTTACCCAATCCAGACCAAGAGCGCCCGCACGGGCTGAAATACCGCTTCTATTACGGCCTGGCTGATGGCCGATGCGTGGTGCGTTACGACAACGAACGCGGCAAGGGTGACCACCGCCATCTGGGCGATAGGGAAGATCCGTACGCCTTCGCTGACATCGAAACCCTGGTCGCCGATTTTCTTGCCGATGTGGCCAAAGCGCGTGGAGGCAAATTATGA
- a CDS encoding HVO_A0114 family putative DNA-binding protein has product MKKSLAITIGSVNQAAREVIDAWHRAEHGKKAPESRAEILFTDLETLLKTLTLQRFRLLRQLRRSGPTSIRALAKALGRDYKNVHRDVIKLLRLGMIEKNEAGQILVPWDEIDARLDLAA; this is encoded by the coding sequence ATGAAAAAATCCCTGGCCATCACTATTGGTTCCGTGAACCAGGCTGCCCGCGAAGTCATCGACGCCTGGCATCGGGCCGAGCATGGCAAAAAAGCTCCAGAATCTCGGGCGGAAATCCTGTTTACTGATCTGGAAACCCTGCTTAAGACCCTGACGCTGCAGCGGTTCAGATTGTTGCGGCAACTGCGCCGGTCGGGTCCGACCAGCATTCGCGCCCTAGCCAAGGCCTTGGGGCGGGACTATAAGAACGTCCACCGTGACGTCATCAAGCTACTGCGGCTGGGAATGATCGAGAAGAACGAGGCGGGTCAGATTTTGGTACCCTGGGACGAGATTGACGCCCGATTGGATCTGGCCGCTTGA
- a CDS encoding BrnT family toxin: MEFEWDEDKSEACFRERGFDFAYAARAFFDPNRLVQADTRHSYGEDRYQLMGKIEHRLFVVVYTPRHGALRIISARKANQREVRYYENCTRED, encoded by the coding sequence ATGGAGTTTGAATGGGACGAAGATAAAAGCGAGGCATGCTTCCGTGAGCGCGGTTTTGACTTTGCGTATGCTGCACGGGCATTTTTTGATCCGAATCGGTTGGTTCAGGCCGACACCCGCCATAGCTACGGCGAGGATCGGTACCAACTCATGGGCAAAATCGAACACCGCCTGTTCGTGGTAGTGTACACCCCGCGTCACGGTGCTCTGCGCATCATTTCAGCCCGCAAAGCCAACCAGCGAGAGGTTCGTTATTATGAAAACTGTACGCGTGAAGATTGA
- a CDS encoding helix-turn-helix domain-containing protein: MKTVRVKIDPAAPDFLTTGRIDAARVDATTEADIAAHKASDDAEAMLDSARFIRRVRKRLGLSQAEFSERINVPLDTIRNWEQGKRCPTGAALALLKVLDKAPEAALAALN; the protein is encoded by the coding sequence ATGAAAACTGTACGCGTGAAGATTGATCCCGCCGCTCCGGATTTTTTGACAACCGGACGCATTGACGCTGCTCGAGTAGACGCCACCACCGAAGCTGATATTGCCGCCCATAAAGCCTCAGATGACGCCGAAGCCATGCTGGACTCCGCCCGTTTTATCCGTCGGGTTCGTAAGCGTCTGGGCTTAAGTCAAGCGGAATTTTCTGAGCGAATTAATGTGCCGCTCGACACCATCCGCAATTGGGAGCAGGGAAAGCGTTGCCCAACGGGCGCCGCCCTGGCCCTGCTCAAGGTGCTCGACAAGGCTCCCGAGGCGGCGCTGGCGGCACTGAATTGA
- a CDS encoding transposase, with product MARLPRYVIPGQPQHIIQRGNNRQVIFAGDEDYRFFRDILVEAATKQGLSIHAYVWMTNHIHLLATPEFDQSISQVFQSAGRRYVQYFNTTYRRSGTLWEGRYRATVVDSERYLLTLMRYIELNPVRAGMVTHPGDYLWSSYRRNAEGASGLNADWLTAHEEYLRLGRNEAARQQAYRQLFQTELSDEDLAEIRDCTHKGWALGGDRFKKQIEALARRRAVSKGVGRPRKDKNRV from the coding sequence ATGGCCCGTCTTCCCCGTTATGTCATTCCCGGTCAGCCACAGCACATCATCCAGCGTGGCAACAACCGGCAAGTCATCTTTGCCGGTGACGAAGATTATCGGTTTTTTCGCGATATCTTGGTGGAAGCGGCCACCAAGCAGGGTCTGTCGATTCATGCCTATGTCTGGATGACCAACCATATCCACCTGCTAGCGACGCCTGAGTTTGACCAGAGCATCAGTCAAGTCTTTCAATCAGCGGGCCGACGATATGTCCAATACTTCAATACCACCTACCGGCGCAGCGGGACGCTTTGGGAAGGACGCTATCGGGCAACGGTGGTGGACAGTGAGCGGTATCTGCTGACCCTGATGCGCTACATCGAGCTCAATCCGGTCAGGGCGGGGATGGTGACGCATCCCGGGGACTACCTTTGGTCGAGTTATCGCCGGAATGCAGAGGGGGCATCGGGACTGAATGCCGACTGGCTGACGGCGCACGAGGAATATCTGCGATTGGGTCGCAATGAAGCGGCCAGGCAACAGGCTTACCGACAATTATTCCAGACCGAACTTTCCGACGAGGATCTGGCGGAGATCCGCGATTGCACGCACAAAGGCTGGGCCTTGGGTGGCGATCGATTCAAAAAACAAATCGAGGCACTGGCCCGGCGACGGGCTGTCTCGAAAGGGGTGGGGCGGCCGAGGAAAGATAAAAATCGTGTCTGA
- a CDS encoding toxin: protein MATPKGMMPISTHICAKIGHMKPFSWNHLKNQQLIEDRQISFEDILFYIQKGQLLDDIEHPNKAKYPNQRVFVVEVDEYACLVPYVESDNEIFLKTIIPSRKATKQYLGGKS from the coding sequence ATGGCGACGCCGAAAGGAATGATGCCAATAAGCACACATATATGTGCTAAAATTGGCCACATGAAGCCTTTCAGCTGGAATCATCTCAAAAATCAGCAACTTATAGAAGACCGCCAGATATCTTTTGAAGATATCTTGTTCTACATACAAAAGGGTCAATTGCTGGACGATATTGAACACCCCAACAAGGCTAAATACCCGAATCAACGGGTATTCGTTGTAGAGGTTGATGAATATGCCTGTTTGGTCCCATATGTGGAAAGTGATAATGAAATCTTCTTAAAAACGATCATTCCAAGCAGAAAGGCTACGAAGCAATACCTTGGAGGCAAGTCATGA
- a CDS encoding CopG family antitoxin yields the protein MSKVKLDEEEKEILRDFEAGEFKSVLTPQRKKQLAKAAEETFKKDKRINIRISSRDLEALQRRALEEGIPYQTLVSSILHKYVSGSLYDATANKSLNSDLNRPGFAGDSIS from the coding sequence ATGAGCAAAGTGAAACTTGATGAGGAAGAGAAAGAGATTCTGCGTGATTTCGAAGCAGGGGAGTTTAAGTCTGTCTTAACTCCGCAGCGAAAGAAGCAACTTGCGAAAGCCGCTGAAGAGACATTTAAAAAAGATAAACGCATAAATATTCGCATATCATCACGTGATCTAGAGGCTCTACAAAGGCGGGCGCTAGAGGAAGGTATCCCTTATCAAACACTTGTATCAAGCATTCTTCACAAGTATGTATCGGGCAGCTTATACGATGCCACGGCTAACAAGTCGCTCAACTCGGACCTGAACCGCCCCGGTTTTGCCGGAGACTCCATTTCTTGA